In Microbacterium cremeum, a genomic segment contains:
- a CDS encoding LacI family DNA-binding transcriptional regulator: MARARISDVAAAAGVSVTTVSLVMNGVEARISEQTRSRVREAARAVGYAPSSVARGLRTQQTRTVGLISDQIATTPFAGRMLAGAQDAAREQGHLVYLVDTGGDAAIESEAISALTAQQVDAMIYACMWHRVVDAPAGLPAKTVFLDCRPAGGGFRSVVPDDRAGGVAAVRELVAAGHRRIAYIDTDEDGPIASGLRHAGYREALAEAGIPVDPALHVTGETSARGGRAGADALLQLPEDRRPTAIFCFNDRMAAGVYIAAHRRGLDIPRDLSVVGYDDQQLIAAEQDPPLTTIALPHYDMGRWAMEVALGVRAEGDEDATHLMECPVIRRDSVGPPPAQVAKPNRRRASHTERPPQAAPDR, from the coding sequence ATGGCGAGGGCGCGCATCTCTGACGTGGCGGCGGCCGCCGGCGTCTCGGTGACGACTGTCTCCCTCGTCATGAACGGCGTCGAGGCGCGGATCTCGGAGCAGACCCGCAGCCGCGTCCGCGAGGCGGCGCGCGCCGTCGGCTACGCGCCGAGCTCGGTGGCCCGCGGGCTGCGCACGCAGCAGACGCGCACGGTGGGACTCATCTCCGATCAGATCGCCACCACGCCGTTCGCCGGGCGGATGCTGGCGGGCGCGCAGGACGCGGCTCGGGAGCAGGGCCATCTCGTCTACCTCGTCGACACCGGCGGCGACGCGGCCATCGAGAGCGAGGCCATCAGCGCCCTCACCGCGCAGCAGGTCGACGCGATGATCTACGCGTGCATGTGGCACCGCGTCGTGGACGCCCCGGCCGGCCTGCCCGCCAAGACGGTCTTCCTCGACTGCCGCCCCGCCGGCGGCGGCTTCCGCAGCGTCGTCCCCGACGATCGCGCCGGAGGCGTGGCGGCGGTCCGCGAACTCGTCGCCGCGGGTCACCGTCGTATCGCGTACATCGACACCGACGAAGACGGCCCCATCGCGTCGGGCCTCCGCCACGCGGGCTACCGCGAAGCGCTCGCCGAGGCCGGCATCCCCGTCGACCCGGCGCTGCACGTGACCGGCGAGACCTCGGCACGAGGCGGTCGCGCCGGTGCCGATGCGCTCCTTCAGCTCCCCGAGGATCGCCGGCCGACCGCGATCTTCTGCTTCAACGACCGCATGGCGGCCGGCGTCTACATCGCCGCGCATCGCCGCGGCCTCGACATCCCGCGCGATCTGTCCGTCGTCGGCTACGACGACCAGCAGCTCATCGCCGCGGAACAGGATCCCCCCTTGACCACCATCGCGCTGCCCCACTACGACATGGGCCGCTGGGCGATGGAGGTCGCGCTCGGCGTCCGCGCGGAAGGGGATGAGGACGCCACGCATCTGATGGAGTGTCCCGTCATCCGACGTGACTCCGTGGGCCCGCCGCCGGCGCAAGTCGCCAAACCGAACCGGCGACGGGCTTCACACACCGAGCGGCCGCCACAGGCGGCCCCCGATCGATGA
- a CDS encoding sugar ABC transporter substrate-binding protein yields MRRRNPILASAGLVAAVALTGCGQAGQGDSTTSDGRTQLTMWTHSAGNPAELEVYERIISDFNDSQDDYEVVHESFPQGAYNDAIVAAAASGDLPCLLDLDGPIMPNWAWAGYLQPLELPTAITDALLPTAVGSWDGEIYSAGYWDAALGIFARESVLEANGIRIPTVDEPWTADEFGELLATLKDAGYDTPIDIGAEDTGEWWPYAYSPFLQSFGGDLIDRSSMLSADGALNGPDAVAWGEWFAGLFADGYASNSGTIGNQEFVDDEVALSYTGVWNAVAALEAVGDDLLILPPPDLGNGPKIGGGSWQWAISSECNDADGAREYLEFSFQDEYITEFADKQVVIPATDAAAQASEYFGDDGALRPFVEFSQEYAVLRPETPAYAVISSTFESAAKDIMSGADVQQTLDRAVAEIDANIQSNDGYGFQ; encoded by the coding sequence ATGCGCAGAAGGAACCCGATCCTCGCATCGGCCGGCCTTGTCGCGGCCGTCGCCCTCACCGGCTGCGGCCAGGCAGGGCAAGGCGACTCGACGACCTCGGACGGTCGCACCCAGCTCACCATGTGGACCCATTCGGCCGGCAATCCGGCCGAGCTCGAGGTCTACGAGCGGATCATCTCGGACTTCAACGACTCGCAGGACGACTACGAGGTCGTCCACGAGTCCTTCCCGCAGGGCGCCTACAACGACGCGATCGTCGCCGCCGCAGCCTCCGGCGACCTGCCCTGCCTCCTCGATCTCGACGGACCGATCATGCCCAACTGGGCCTGGGCCGGGTATCTGCAGCCGCTCGAGCTTCCGACCGCGATCACCGACGCGCTCCTGCCCACCGCGGTCGGATCGTGGGACGGCGAGATCTACTCGGCCGGATACTGGGATGCCGCGCTCGGCATCTTCGCCCGCGAGTCCGTCCTCGAGGCGAACGGGATCCGCATCCCCACCGTCGACGAGCCGTGGACGGCCGACGAGTTCGGCGAGCTGCTGGCGACCCTCAAGGACGCCGGCTACGACACGCCCATCGACATCGGCGCCGAGGACACCGGCGAGTGGTGGCCGTACGCGTACTCGCCCTTCCTGCAGAGCTTCGGCGGCGACCTCATCGACCGGTCCTCGATGCTCTCCGCCGACGGCGCGCTGAACGGACCGGACGCCGTCGCCTGGGGGGAGTGGTTCGCCGGGCTCTTCGCCGACGGCTACGCGAGCAACAGCGGCACGATCGGCAACCAGGAGTTCGTGGACGACGAGGTGGCGCTCAGCTACACGGGTGTCTGGAACGCCGTCGCCGCTCTCGAAGCCGTCGGAGACGACCTTCTGATCCTGCCCCCGCCGGACCTCGGCAACGGCCCCAAGATCGGCGGCGGGTCGTGGCAGTGGGCGATCTCGTCCGAGTGCAACGACGCCGACGGCGCGCGCGAATACCTCGAGTTCAGCTTCCAGGACGAGTACATCACCGAGTTCGCCGACAAGCAGGTCGTGATTCCGGCGACGGATGCCGCGGCCCAGGCATCCGAGTACTTCGGCGACGACGGTGCCCTGCGCCCCTTCGTCGAGTTCTCGCAGGAGTACGCGGTGCTGCGTCCCGAGACACCCGCCTACGCGGTCATCTCCAGCACCTTCGAGTCCGCCGCGAAAGACATCATGAGCGGCGCCGACGTGCAGCAGACGCTCGATCGCGCGGTCGCCGAGATCGACGCGAACATCCAGTCGAACGACGGCTACGGCTTCCAGTGA
- a CDS encoding PfkB family carbohydrate kinase, which produces MTAPVPAPGDAHAPRGALERAAPAGPRVVVVGEALVDIVHRATGAVDETPGGSPANTALALGRLGRRPTLITRLADDDRGRRVRQWLQASDVEVVAAGAARTATATAHLDATGAASYEFDLDWDLGPEASSLTDRVARTADLVHVGSVAGVLAPGAAQVAALVRAARANAVITYDPNIRPSLSADESRVRAQVETLVGLADIVKASDDDLRWLYPGREVADSARQWLTHGPLLVVVTFGSGGALGVTAGGEVFVPAVATDVADTVGAGDTFMGALIDGFLERNTPGAPVRARGSGIPLADVEALLGRGALAAAVTVSRPGADPPRRDELLALGAA; this is translated from the coding sequence ATGACGGCCCCGGTTCCGGCTCCCGGCGATGCGCATGCGCCGCGCGGAGCCCTCGAGCGTGCGGCGCCGGCCGGGCCCCGCGTCGTCGTGGTCGGCGAGGCGCTCGTCGACATCGTGCACCGCGCGACCGGGGCTGTCGACGAGACCCCCGGCGGCAGCCCGGCGAACACGGCACTCGCGCTCGGGCGTCTCGGCCGCCGGCCGACGCTGATCACCCGGCTCGCCGACGACGACAGGGGCCGCAGAGTACGGCAGTGGCTGCAGGCGTCGGACGTCGAGGTCGTCGCCGCCGGTGCGGCGCGCACCGCGACCGCGACCGCGCACCTGGACGCGACGGGGGCGGCTTCGTACGAGTTCGACCTCGACTGGGACCTCGGGCCCGAGGCATCCTCGCTCACGGACCGCGTCGCGCGGACCGCGGACCTCGTCCACGTCGGCTCGGTGGCGGGCGTGCTCGCGCCCGGTGCGGCGCAGGTGGCGGCGCTCGTCCGGGCCGCGCGCGCGAACGCCGTCATCACGTACGACCCGAACATCCGGCCGTCGCTCTCCGCCGACGAGTCGCGGGTACGCGCGCAGGTCGAGACCCTCGTGGGCCTCGCCGACATCGTGAAGGCGAGCGACGACGACCTCCGCTGGCTGTACCCCGGGCGCGAGGTCGCCGACTCCGCCCGGCAGTGGCTGACGCACGGCCCGCTGCTCGTCGTCGTCACCTTCGGCTCCGGCGGGGCCCTCGGTGTGACCGCCGGCGGCGAGGTCTTCGTCCCGGCCGTCGCGACCGACGTCGCCGACACCGTGGGCGCCGGCGACACGTTCATGGGCGCCCTCATCGACGGATTCCTCGAACGGAATACACCCGGCGCCCCGGTACGGGCGCGGGGGAGCGGCATCCCCCTCGCCGACGTCGAGGCGCTGCTCGGCCGGGGTGCCCTCGCCGCGGCCGTCACCGTGTCGCGGCCGGGCGCCGATCCGCCCCGTCGCGATGAGCTCCTCGCCCTGGGCGCCGCCTGA
- a CDS encoding carbohydrate ABC transporter permease, which translates to MTVTPPTVAAEQPRRAYRRFRSIKGRETWAGLGMIAPAGILLVLFLIIPVILAFALSFTNARLISPNPPRFVGMDNFIRAFTADPVFLQSAWNTAVFALVVVPVQAGLGLLLAVLVNRRMRGVTAFRVIFFIPVVTSIVVVSILWKFMYQKDGLINSMIDTLTFGAWSGVDWLNNPDTALGAIIVLSIWQAVGFHMIIWLAGLQTIPEELYEAAKMDGASPWRQFTNVTWPGLRPTMVFVLVTITIAALGLFVQIDVMTQGGPTGSTSTIVFHAVRKGYEQQEIGYAAAISLIFFVAVLIIALIQRRVTREKS; encoded by the coding sequence ATGACTGTCACTCCTCCGACGGTCGCCGCCGAGCAGCCTCGGCGCGCCTACCGTCGCTTCCGCTCCATCAAGGGTCGTGAGACGTGGGCGGGGCTCGGGATGATCGCCCCCGCCGGCATCCTCCTCGTCCTCTTCCTCATCATTCCGGTGATCCTCGCCTTCGCGCTGTCGTTCACCAACGCACGGCTCATCTCGCCGAATCCGCCGCGGTTCGTGGGCATGGACAACTTCATCCGTGCGTTCACCGCCGACCCGGTCTTCCTCCAGTCGGCGTGGAACACCGCGGTCTTCGCGCTCGTGGTCGTGCCGGTTCAGGCCGGGCTGGGGCTGCTCCTGGCCGTCCTGGTCAATCGGCGCATGCGCGGTGTGACCGCGTTCCGCGTGATCTTCTTCATCCCGGTCGTGACCTCGATCGTCGTGGTGTCGATCCTGTGGAAGTTCATGTACCAGAAGGACGGCCTCATCAACTCGATGATCGACACGCTGACGTTCGGCGCGTGGTCGGGCGTGGATTGGCTGAACAATCCTGACACCGCGCTCGGCGCCATCATCGTGCTGTCGATCTGGCAGGCCGTCGGCTTCCACATGATCATCTGGCTGGCGGGACTCCAGACGATCCCCGAGGAGCTCTACGAGGCGGCCAAGATGGACGGCGCGAGCCCGTGGCGCCAGTTCACCAACGTCACGTGGCCGGGGCTGCGTCCCACCATGGTGTTCGTCCTCGTGACCATCACGATCGCCGCGCTGGGCCTGTTCGTCCAGATCGACGTCATGACGCAGGGCGGGCCGACGGGCTCGACATCCACGATCGTCTTCCACGCGGTGCGCAAGGGGTACGAGCAGCAGGAGATCGGCTACGCCGCCGCGATCTCGCTGATCTTCTTCGTCGCGGTCCTCATCATCGCGCTCATCCAGCGCCGCGTCACGCGAGAGAAGAGCTGA
- a CDS encoding Ppx/GppA phosphatase family protein, with protein MRLGVLDIGSNTVHLLVADVRPGGRPLATTSKRTVLRLMRYLDADGAITEAGVAALVDAVTEARRIADAERVDELLATATSAVREAANGPEVIALIEDALGQPLQVLGGETEARYTFLAVRRWFGWAAGQILLFDIGGGSLEIAAGADELPEAAASVPLGAGRMTIRFLPDDPPGQDAVEHLRAHARATLAPVAESFGTLARPDHVVGSSKAIRSLAKLVGYPVPGWSGIERMLLPRAALSSWIPRLARIPASARQELPGITPDRTFQIVAGAVVLHEAMRALDVDELEVSPWALREGVLLRYIEELGW; from the coding sequence GTGCGCCTCGGAGTCCTCGACATCGGCTCGAACACCGTCCACCTGCTGGTCGCCGATGTCCGGCCGGGAGGACGGCCGCTCGCGACCACGAGCAAGCGCACGGTGCTGCGCCTCATGCGCTACCTCGACGCCGACGGCGCGATCACCGAGGCCGGCGTCGCCGCGCTCGTCGACGCCGTCACCGAGGCGCGCCGCATCGCGGACGCCGAGAGAGTCGACGAGCTGCTCGCGACGGCGACCTCGGCCGTGCGGGAGGCGGCGAACGGCCCGGAGGTCATCGCGCTCATCGAGGATGCCCTCGGCCAGCCCCTGCAGGTGCTCGGCGGCGAGACCGAGGCGCGGTACACCTTCCTCGCCGTGCGCCGGTGGTTCGGATGGGCCGCCGGGCAGATCCTGCTGTTCGACATCGGCGGCGGCTCGCTCGAGATCGCGGCCGGAGCCGACGAGCTGCCGGAGGCCGCGGCATCCGTCCCTCTCGGCGCCGGCCGGATGACGATCCGGTTCCTGCCCGACGACCCGCCCGGCCAGGACGCCGTCGAGCACCTCCGCGCGCACGCGCGGGCGACGCTCGCGCCGGTGGCCGAGTCGTTCGGGACGCTGGCGCGCCCGGATCACGTGGTCGGGTCGTCGAAGGCCATCCGCTCGCTCGCGAAGCTCGTCGGCTACCCGGTGCCGGGATGGTCGGGCATCGAACGGATGCTGCTGCCCCGCGCCGCGCTCAGCTCGTGGATCCCCCGCCTGGCGCGGATCCCGGCCTCGGCCCGGCAGGAGCTGCCCGGCATCACCCCCGACCGCACGTTCCAGATCGTCGCGGGAGCCGTCGTGCTGCACGAGGCGATGCGGGCGCTCGACGTCGACGAGCTCGAGGTGTCGCCGTGGGCGCTGCGCGAGGGCGTGCTGCTGCGATACATCGAGGAGCTGGGCTGGTAA
- a CDS encoding glycoside hydrolase family 32 protein, with the protein MVSASRRGPVRIAAAVLAVTGAAVAGGLAGGSREDSAAASEPADSYRAQYHFTVPDHWKNDPQRPVFIDGRFHYYYLYNGDYDADPAANFGTAWRLATSSDGVVFADQGVAAPKGTNANYDLWSGSAVVDHADTAGFGAGAVVMLVTQMDHPTPAQRLDASGPQAQFLWYSTDGGRNFRPHGEDPVIPNGGRADFRDPKVVWDAERGRWVALIAERDRVSFYTSPDLTSWSRTWEYVNPGIGTIECPDLFPIRADDGTLKWVFGVSANGYATDEPATFAYWTGSFDGTSFAFDHAAPQWLDHGFDWYGAVTWENPDAPLDSRYAVAWMNNWDYAHSTPTWTADGFNGTDSITREIRLKRFGSSFSLVSQPVAALADIATERTELGDVTVDGFLPLDYRGDAYQLEADVTWETATNVGLQLRRSSDGSRHADVGVTETYAYLNRGQTGYPAGTWKTESRTPFDGAADTVHLRILVDRTTIEVFVDDGRYVQSSQVFAPRGDDGIALYTAGGHATFRDLTITEFASVAQRPARLLADFEGATWGEGWTATGAFAAAGPSAANLVGQVGAQVADTFAGGDPATGTVTSPGFTIDRDFLHFLLAGGDHALGVEPATSVQLLVDGQPVRTATGDDSPRLRPVKWDVREFAGRTAQFQILDDATGEWGHVMVDHVVLSD; encoded by the coding sequence ATGGTGTCAGCTTCACGACGCGGACCGGTGCGGATCGCTGCCGCAGTGCTCGCGGTGACCGGTGCGGCGGTGGCGGGTGGTCTCGCCGGCGGCTCGCGAGAGGACTCGGCCGCGGCCTCCGAGCCCGCCGACTCCTACCGCGCGCAATACCACTTCACCGTGCCGGACCACTGGAAGAACGACCCGCAGCGGCCGGTCTTCATCGACGGCCGGTTCCACTACTACTACCTGTACAACGGCGACTACGACGCGGACCCCGCCGCCAACTTCGGGACGGCCTGGCGGCTGGCCACGTCCTCCGACGGGGTCGTCTTCGCCGACCAGGGCGTCGCCGCGCCGAAGGGGACCAACGCGAACTACGACCTGTGGTCGGGGTCGGCGGTGGTCGACCACGCCGACACCGCCGGATTCGGGGCGGGCGCCGTCGTGATGCTCGTGACGCAGATGGACCACCCCACTCCCGCCCAGCGGCTCGACGCCTCCGGGCCGCAGGCGCAGTTCCTCTGGTACTCGACCGACGGCGGGCGCAACTTCCGCCCGCACGGCGAGGATCCGGTGATCCCCAACGGCGGTCGTGCGGACTTCCGCGACCCCAAGGTGGTGTGGGACGCCGAGCGCGGGCGCTGGGTGGCGCTGATCGCCGAGCGCGACCGCGTGAGCTTCTACACCTCGCCCGACCTCACGTCGTGGTCGCGCACCTGGGAGTACGTGAACCCGGGCATCGGCACGATCGAGTGCCCGGACCTGTTCCCGATCCGCGCCGACGACGGCACCCTCAAGTGGGTCTTCGGCGTGAGCGCCAACGGCTACGCCACCGACGAGCCGGCCACCTTCGCCTACTGGACGGGCTCGTTCGACGGCACGTCCTTCGCGTTCGATCACGCCGCGCCGCAGTGGCTCGACCACGGATTCGACTGGTACGGCGCGGTGACATGGGAGAACCCGGACGCGCCCCTGGACAGCCGATACGCCGTCGCCTGGATGAACAACTGGGACTACGCGCACTCGACGCCCACCTGGACCGCCGACGGATTCAACGGCACCGACTCGATCACGCGCGAGATCCGCCTGAAGCGATTCGGCTCGTCGTTCAGCCTGGTGTCTCAGCCGGTGGCGGCGCTCGCCGACATCGCGACCGAGCGGACCGAGCTCGGCGACGTCACCGTGGACGGCTTCCTTCCGCTGGACTACCGCGGCGACGCCTACCAGCTGGAGGCCGACGTGACGTGGGAGACCGCGACCAACGTCGGGCTGCAGCTGCGGCGTTCGTCCGACGGCTCGCGGCACGCCGATGTCGGCGTGACCGAGACGTACGCGTACCTGAACCGCGGCCAGACCGGGTACCCGGCCGGAACCTGGAAGACCGAGAGCCGCACGCCGTTCGACGGGGCCGCGGACACCGTGCACCTGCGGATCCTCGTCGATCGCACCACGATCGAGGTGTTCGTCGACGACGGCCGCTACGTGCAGTCCAGCCAGGTCTTCGCGCCCCGGGGCGATGACGGAATCGCTCTCTACACCGCGGGCGGGCACGCGACCTTCCGGGATCTCACGATCACCGAGTTCGCCAGCGTCGCGCAGCGCCCCGCAAGACTTCTCGCCGACTTCGAGGGGGCGACGTGGGGAGAGGGCTGGACCGCCACCGGCGCCTTCGCGGCGGCCGGCCCGAGCGCGGCGAACCTCGTCGGGCAGGTGGGCGCGCAGGTCGCGGACACCTTCGCCGGCGGCGATCCCGCCACCGGCACCGTCACATCGCCGGGCTTCACGATCGACCGCGACTTCCTGCACTTCCTGCTCGCCGGGGGCGACCACGCGCTGGGGGTTGAGCCGGCCACCTCGGTGCAGCTGCTGGTGGACGGACAGCCCGTGCGCACCGCCACGGGGGACGACTCCCCGCGGCTGCGACCCGTGAAGTGGGACGTGCGCGAGTTCGCCGGCCGGACCGCGCAGTTCCAGATCCTGGACGACGCGACGGGAGAGTGGGGTCACGTGATGGTGGATCACGTCGTGCTCAGCGACTGA
- a CDS encoding family 43 glycosylhydrolase, which translates to MFDLPGSWVWDFWFADDGDRYHLFFLYASRALRDPDARHHRASIGHAVSTDLVHWTQVEDALVRSDAPAFDDLATWTGSVVRHPDGTWFMFYTGASLAPSGKNVQRIGYATSSDLHVWTKAGGPVLEARGPWYEQLSSGAWHDEAFRDPWVFPDPAGDGWHMLITARAPQGPVEGRGVVGHAWSPDLRTWTLREPLTAPSPAGFGQLEVLQAEVVDGRPVLIFSCLGEHATAARREAGAGTWAVPADGLLGPFDIEAAYPLTDESLYVGRLLRRRSDGQWLLFAFRNVGDDGAFAGGVTDPMPVVWEGDRLVRQDSTRVPAA; encoded by the coding sequence GTGTTCGATCTTCCCGGCTCATGGGTATGGGACTTCTGGTTCGCCGACGACGGCGACCGCTACCACCTGTTCTTCCTCTACGCCTCGCGCGCGCTGCGCGATCCCGACGCCCGCCACCATCGCGCATCCATCGGCCACGCCGTGTCGACCGACCTCGTCCACTGGACACAGGTCGAGGACGCGCTGGTGCGCAGCGACGCCCCTGCCTTCGATGACCTCGCCACCTGGACCGGGTCGGTGGTGCGGCATCCGGACGGCACCTGGTTCATGTTCTACACGGGCGCGTCGCTCGCACCGTCGGGCAAGAACGTCCAGCGCATCGGCTACGCGACGTCGTCCGATCTGCACGTGTGGACGAAGGCCGGAGGCCCGGTGCTGGAGGCCCGGGGTCCGTGGTACGAACAGCTCTCGAGCGGCGCCTGGCACGATGAGGCGTTCCGCGATCCGTGGGTCTTCCCCGATCCCGCCGGCGACGGCTGGCACATGCTGATCACCGCCCGCGCGCCGCAGGGCCCGGTCGAGGGCCGCGGCGTCGTGGGGCACGCCTGGTCGCCCGACCTGCGCACGTGGACGCTGCGCGAGCCGCTGACGGCGCCCAGCCCGGCGGGGTTCGGCCAGCTCGAGGTGCTGCAGGCCGAGGTCGTGGACGGGCGGCCCGTGCTCATCTTCTCGTGTCTCGGCGAACATGCGACCGCAGCTCGGCGCGAGGCCGGCGCGGGGACCTGGGCCGTGCCCGCGGACGGCCTGCTCGGGCCGTTCGACATCGAGGCGGCGTACCCGCTGACCGACGAGAGCCTCTACGTGGGGCGGCTGCTGCGCCGCCGCTCCGACGGTCAGTGGCTGCTGTTCGCCTTCCGCAACGTCGGTGACGACGGCGCCTTCGCCGGCGGCGTCACCGACCCGATGCCGGTGGTGTGGGAGGGGGATCGGCTCGTCCGCCAGGACTCCACCCGCGTGCCGGCTGCCTGA
- a CDS encoding carbohydrate ABC transporter permease, whose translation MSATRTLTTPASPSRRIPRAPQPVRSEKAQRRRGRVFLVLALSLFGIVFLFPLVFMFVSSLKPDAQILQDMDSPMAFLPVGDISLDNYFGVFDRVPVAQFLFNSVLVTVLTVGLGLIVNSMAGFALSRLEWKGRIVVLAVVIATLIVPFETIAVPMVYWVAQLPTLVIEGGVLKYDFGWLNTYEVQIVPFIANAFSIFLFTQYFSTIPKSLDEAARIDGASWFTIYRRILVPLSGPAFATVAILTFLPAWNQYLWPLMVVQKEELRPVMVGMQYFFQLNTAWGEVMAYTSLITIPVLIVFLVFQRAFVSSIAASGVKG comes from the coding sequence ATGTCCGCCACGCGCACCCTCACCACACCGGCGAGCCCGTCGCGGCGCATCCCACGCGCGCCGCAGCCGGTCCGCAGCGAGAAGGCTCAGCGCCGTCGGGGGCGGGTGTTCCTCGTCCTCGCGCTGTCACTGTTCGGGATCGTCTTCCTGTTCCCGCTGGTGTTCATGTTCGTCTCGAGCCTCAAGCCCGACGCGCAGATCCTCCAGGACATGGACTCGCCGATGGCCTTCCTGCCGGTCGGCGACATCAGCCTCGACAACTACTTCGGCGTCTTCGACCGCGTGCCGGTGGCGCAGTTCCTGTTCAACTCGGTGCTCGTCACGGTCCTCACGGTCGGTCTCGGACTGATCGTGAATTCGATGGCCGGGTTCGCCCTGTCACGGCTGGAATGGAAGGGCCGGATCGTGGTGCTCGCCGTCGTGATCGCGACCCTGATCGTGCCCTTCGAGACGATCGCCGTGCCGATGGTCTACTGGGTCGCGCAGCTGCCCACCCTCGTGATCGAGGGAGGTGTCCTCAAGTACGACTTCGGGTGGCTGAACACGTACGAGGTCCAGATCGTGCCGTTCATCGCGAACGCCTTCTCGATCTTCCTGTTCACGCAGTACTTCTCGACGATCCCGAAGTCGCTCGACGAGGCCGCCCGCATCGACGGCGCGAGCTGGTTCACGATCTATCGCCGCATCCTGGTCCCGCTGTCGGGTCCGGCGTTCGCGACGGTCGCGATCCTGACCTTCCTGCCGGCGTGGAACCAGTATCTGTGGCCGCTGATGGTGGTGCAGAAGGAGGAGCTGCGACCGGTCATGGTCGGGATGCAGTACTTCTTCCAGCTCAACACCGCGTGGGGCGAGGTGATGGCGTACACGTCGCTCATCACGATCCCGGTGCTCATCGTCTTCCTGGTCTTCCAGCGGGCGTTCGTGAGCAGCATCGCGGCGAGCGGGGTGAAGGGATGA